One genomic region from Saprospiraceae bacterium encodes:
- a CDS encoding 5'-nucleotidase C-terminal domain-containing protein codes for MSNIKIILAVLAYSLFSCKSYEHLAGTHVTNVRVTSDTDTAIAALILPYKKAMDAQMNEVIAQCPASLFKEKPESGLTNWVTDALYRQSVKAFSEPIAFVFQNFGGIRVPNLGKGDITVSKIFELMPFDNAQVLVKLSGADVLKFFEYIAEMGGSPVSSNVMMKIKDNKLLEVTLAGKSIDPAKSYFVALPDYIANGGDNQTYLQDKPRIDKNILVRDLLIQDAKEQGLITAKKDGRITVE; via the coding sequence ATGTCAAATATTAAAATTATACTAGCCGTACTGGCATACAGTCTTTTCTCCTGCAAGTCTTACGAACACCTTGCCGGTACGCATGTAACCAATGTCAGAGTCACTTCAGACACTGACACGGCTATCGCAGCTTTGATCCTTCCTTACAAGAAAGCTATGGACGCTCAAATGAACGAGGTCATAGCCCAATGTCCGGCATCGCTATTTAAAGAAAAGCCTGAGTCAGGACTGACCAACTGGGTCACAGATGCGTTATATCGCCAATCCGTCAAAGCTTTTAGTGAGCCGATAGCATTTGTTTTCCAAAATTTTGGGGGTATCAGAGTGCCTAACCTGGGTAAGGGGGATATCACCGTTTCCAAAATATTTGAATTGATGCCATTTGACAATGCACAAGTACTGGTAAAATTATCCGGAGCAGATGTTTTAAAATTTTTTGAATATATCGCAGAAATGGGAGGCTCCCCGGTGTCTTCCAATGTAATGATGAAAATCAAGGATAATAAACTGCTGGAAGTCACACTCGCAGGAAAATCCATAGACCCAGCTAAATCATACTTCGTAGCCCTCCCGGATTATATCGCTAATGGAGGGGACAATCAGACTTATTTGCAAGACAAACCACGGATCGATAAAAACATTTTGGTAAGAGACTTATTGATACAAGATGCGAAAGAACAAGGGTTGATCACAGCCAAAAAGGACGGTCGTATCACTGTTGAGTAG
- a CDS encoding metallophosphatase encodes MKRRDFLKYTSLSGGWVLGQGIPLRGWTNEEKIKITILHTNDVHSRIDPFPMDGSRLQGLGGVAARASMIKSVRKTEPNVLLLDSGDIFQGTPYFNLYKGEIEMKTMTALGYDASTIGNHDFDGGLDLLKKQLQYASFPLVNSNYQFKDTPMEGVAKDYIVKNIDGVRIGIFGLGIELKGLVPDALAGNTVYQDPVTKGNQTSKYLKDEIKCDYIICLSHLGYQYKDQKISDRSIAPLLSHVDLILGGHTHTFLDKAFITKNKEGNPLVINQVGWGGTMLGRIDIEFERNKTKNKCKTCNNEWIMNG; translated from the coding sequence ATGAAAAGAAGAGATTTTTTAAAATATACCAGCCTCAGCGGAGGATGGGTATTAGGCCAGGGCATTCCGTTAAGAGGATGGACCAATGAAGAAAAAATCAAAATCACCATCCTGCATACCAATGATGTGCACAGTCGGATTGATCCCTTTCCAATGGATGGCAGTCGACTTCAGGGCTTAGGTGGAGTAGCTGCAAGAGCATCCATGATCAAATCTGTGAGAAAAACCGAACCCAATGTGCTTTTGCTCGATTCAGGGGATATATTTCAGGGTACTCCGTATTTTAATCTGTACAAAGGGGAAATAGAAATGAAGACTATGACAGCCCTGGGATATGATGCCAGTACCATTGGCAATCACGATTTTGACGGTGGACTGGACTTGCTCAAAAAACAATTGCAATATGCATCCTTTCCTCTCGTCAACTCTAATTATCAATTTAAGGATACCCCGATGGAGGGAGTGGCCAAGGATTACATCGTAAAAAACATAGATGGGGTTAGGATTGGAATATTTGGTTTGGGTATCGAACTTAAAGGGCTGGTGCCGGATGCATTAGCAGGCAATACGGTATATCAGGACCCAGTGACCAAAGGCAATCAAACCAGTAAGTATTTAAAAGACGAAATCAAATGTGACTATATCATCTGCCTGTCTCATCTAGGCTATCAGTATAAGGATCAAAAGATATCAGACAGATCTATCGCACCACTGTTGTCACATGTAGATCTGATCTTGGGAGGACACACACACACCTTTCTTGACAAAGCTTTCATCACCAAAAACAAAGAAGGCAATCCCTTGGTGATCAATCAGGTAGGTTGGGGCGGAACTATGCTCGGCCGGATAGATATTGAATTTGAAAGAAACAAAACCAAAAACAAGTGCAAAACTTGTAATAATGAGTGGATTATGAATGGTTGA